A genomic segment from Myxosarcina sp. GI1 encodes:
- a CDS encoding siphovirus Gp157 family protein, which produces MLFDRPELESGEELEQLSKILEAEEGNREESDRAIDEHLTQIILRREGESRKDYGARVDRFISYLRFQEDTSYISAEISRLQALKKSRKNLAKRLMNMILYRLELNKIDKIETNKYKISVVGKGGKQPVEIDYDETHDLDLFPEEFVKSKTVKTVDRDAIADYLKAGKLLSWARLVERGNRLSIK; this is translated from the coding sequence ATGCTATTTGACCGTCCTGAGTTAGAGTCTGGGGAAGAATTAGAACAGCTAAGCAAAATATTAGAAGCCGAAGAGGGCAACAGAGAAGAAAGCGATCGGGCAATAGATGAACATTTGACTCAGATAATTTTGAGAAGAGAAGGTGAGTCTAGAAAAGACTACGGAGCGAGGGTAGACAGGTTCATCAGCTATCTTAGATTTCAAGAGGATACAAGCTATATTTCGGCTGAAATTAGCAGACTTCAGGCTCTTAAAAAATCGAGAAAGAATTTAGCTAAAAGACTGATGAATATGATTTTATATCGTCTTGAGCTGAATAAGATCGACAAAATAGAAACTAATAAATATAAAATCAGTGTGGTGGGTAAAGGTGGTAAACAGCCAGTTGAAATTGATTACGATGAGACTCACGATCTAGATTTGTTTCCTGAAGAGTTTGTTAAGTCCAAAACAGTAAAAACTGTCGATAGAGATGCCATAGCCGATTACCTTAAGGCTGGTAAATTATTATCTTGGGCAAGATTAGTCGAACGAGGCAATCGATTGAGTATTAAATAA
- a CDS encoding nucleotidyltransferase family protein has product MNKKELKTYRSQILALAERYHAPNIRVFGSTVREDNTNESDVDFLIDVSPKQTLLDLIAFTRELKELLGCEVDVAQSTVLHPVIRDEVLREAISLNNL; this is encoded by the coding sequence ATGAATAAAAAAGAATTAAAAACCTATCGTTCCCAAATTCTCGCTCTTGCTGAACGTTACCATGCTCCTAACATTAGGGTGTTTGGTTCTACAGTAAGAGAAGACAATACGAATGAAAGCGATGTAGATTTTCTGATTGATGTCTCGCCTAAGCAAACACTTCTCGATCTTATTGCCTTTACCCGTGAGTTAAAAGAGCTTCTTGGTTGTGAGGTTGACGTTGCTCAAAGCACCGTACTTCATCCAGTCATCCGTGATGAAGTATTACGTGAGGCTATTTCTTTAAATAACTTGTAA
- a CDS encoding DNA polymerase: MSHRFSFYSKQQSQALLERLKTRRSPNFAYLIIDCDEPNGMALQRELDKWVTKIETESCFIALDTETKGLTPAPGMVKTIQIAYSVDEPVLIIELPKIKDKTSLQRLMGSPKLLKVGHHIKFDILMLKAEGIVVKGPVMCTMLGIEVLKAGATRQASLQFSAQDLLNIRLDKAEQNSDWSGKLSKTQLQYAANDAGILIEIFTELQQKLDEAGLTNIAILEYCCLLPIIEMQSRGIYLDRDRWRQVRKEYEQKRDRLAERIYRELKREFNIVSSSQLLKTLQTYGIEIKSTNSNVLIEQVKKHPVIAEIIKYRSLNTIINTFLKGFEPYIQSAVPWLEKPGLAADHLSRSDNRLRGNWWQIGTRTGRTSCQEPNLSNIPKIPKIRNCFAATDGYLLVDADYSQIELRLAAKRMNVPTLIEAFIKGVDVHALTGSYIYDCDLEELTLQQRKLGKILNLGLIYGMGAEKFRLNAAKKFGVYLTTTRSKELREIFFTLYPEIEQYHQLCRRSWQQGHQQASSTLGRVNVWSSKSPKLNQIINYPIQADCADILKQAISSLYLECLHQKLDAYLVLTAYDQLVIEAKKEQAHYAAQILEKVMVEAGRDLLAPVPVVVDIKIDKYWS, from the coding sequence ATGAGCCATAGATTTAGCTTTTACAGCAAACAGCAGAGCCAAGCTTTGCTCGAACGATTAAAGACCAGGCGATCGCCAAATTTTGCCTATTTAATAATCGATTGCGACGAGCCTAACGGCATGGCTTTGCAACGCGAATTGGATAAGTGGGTAACAAAGATAGAGACAGAAAGCTGTTTTATTGCTTTGGACACGGAGACAAAAGGACTGACTCCTGCACCTGGAATGGTTAAGACGATACAGATTGCTTACAGCGTAGATGAGCCTGTATTAATTATTGAACTACCAAAAATTAAAGATAAGACCAGTTTGCAAAGGTTGATGGGCAGTCCCAAGTTATTAAAAGTAGGACACCACATCAAGTTCGATATTTTGATGTTGAAAGCAGAAGGGATCGTAGTTAAAGGTCCTGTTATGTGTACTATGTTAGGTATTGAAGTATTAAAGGCTGGAGCTACCAGACAGGCTAGTTTACAATTTAGTGCTCAAGACCTGCTCAACATAAGGCTGGATAAAGCCGAGCAAAATTCTGATTGGTCGGGCAAGCTATCTAAGACTCAACTACAGTATGCTGCCAATGACGCGGGAATATTAATCGAGATTTTTACAGAACTTCAGCAGAAATTGGACGAGGCGGGTTTAACTAACATAGCCATTCTAGAATACTGTTGCTTGTTACCTATAATTGAAATGCAGAGTCGCGGAATCTATCTCGATCGCGATCGCTGGCGACAAGTTAGAAAAGAGTACGAACAAAAAAGAGACAGACTAGCGGAGAGAATTTATCGCGAGCTAAAGCGTGAATTTAATATAGTGTCTTCCTCACAGCTATTGAAGACTTTGCAAACCTATGGCATAGAAATTAAATCTACCAATAGCAACGTACTGATAGAACAGGTGAAAAAGCATCCTGTAATCGCTGAGATAATCAAATATCGTAGTCTCAATACTATTATCAACACCTTTCTTAAAGGATTCGAGCCATATATTCAGTCAGCCGTTCCCTGGCTTGAAAAGCCAGGGCTTGCGGCTGACCACCTTTCACGGTCAGATAATCGGCTTAGGGGGAACTGGTGGCAGATTGGGACGAGGACAGGCAGAACTAGCTGTCAAGAACCAAATCTAAGCAACATACCAAAAATACCTAAGATCAGAAACTGTTTTGCTGCCACCGACGGCTATTTGTTAGTCGATGCCGATTATTCTCAAATAGAATTAAGACTGGCCGCTAAAAGAATGAATGTACCTACTTTGATTGAGGCGTTTATCAAAGGCGTGGATGTTCATGCTTTGACTGGCTCTTATATCTACGATTGCGATTTAGAAGAATTAACGTTACAACAGCGCAAACTAGGTAAGATTCTAAACTTGGGTTTGATTTATGGCATGGGCGCAGAAAAGTTTAGACTCAATGCTGCTAAGAAATTTGGTGTCTATCTGACGACAACAAGATCTAAGGAGCTACGAGAAATTTTCTTTACTCTCTATCCAGAAATAGAGCAGTATCATCAATTATGCCGTCGTAGTTGGCAGCAGGGACATCAACAGGCAAGTTCGACATTAGGTAGGGTAAATGTTTGGTCGAGTAAAAGTCCCAAACTCAATCAGATTATCAACTATCCTATTCAAGCTGACTGTGCGGATATTTTGAAACAGGCAATCTCAAGCTTGTATTTAGAATGCCTGCATCAAAAGCTCGATGCTTACTTAGTTCTTACGGCATACGACCAGTTAGTGATTGAAGCTAAAAAAGAACAGGCACATTACGCTGCCCAGATTTTAGAAAAGGTGATGGTTGAAGCTGGGCGGGATTTGCTTGCTCCCGTTCCAGTCGTTGTCGATATTAAGATTGATAAGTATTGGAGTTAG
- a CDS encoding DUF6753 family protein, with translation MNEKRDRDLRPLPPPPNLPLKSPDADSTVAVNPPTSIIEQLANLADKSEVMSLLEFKEEQQLDKNDPLWAFLLQFKTIENSVNKQEQILNLLIDGFEAKFERQINANQQRIDTSFRTYSQDLINQYQALTNNLQTVEEASLNLTQAKISGSVAKLVRHAAHTKAVNDWLAMSRLGLYILIPMLFAGIGGWFARSYVDYRYSNSGLSNADTALLHWAKSDEGKLAKDLARWNSRGLTSKGKTLICEQEAANLDVTLTLEGKSVNSGWCALWIRPANKR, from the coding sequence ATGAACGAGAAACGCGATCGGGATCTTCGCCCTTTACCACCCCCTCCCAACCTGCCTCTAAAATCTCCAGACGCTGATTCAACTGTAGCTGTAAACCCACCTACGTCTATTATCGAGCAGTTGGCTAATTTAGCAGACAAGTCAGAAGTGATGTCTTTACTCGAATTTAAAGAGGAGCAGCAGTTAGACAAAAATGACCCGCTTTGGGCATTTCTCTTACAGTTTAAAACTATCGAAAATTCCGTTAACAAGCAGGAACAGATTCTCAATCTATTAATTGATGGTTTTGAAGCTAAGTTCGAGCGACAGATTAACGCCAACCAACAACGGATTGACACTAGCTTTCGTACCTACAGCCAGGATCTGATTAATCAGTATCAGGCTTTGACTAATAACCTTCAAACAGTAGAGGAAGCCAGTCTCAATCTCACTCAGGCAAAAATTTCAGGTTCGGTAGCCAAGTTAGTGAGGCACGCTGCCCACACTAAAGCTGTAAATGACTGGCTGGCAATGAGTCGGCTAGGTCTGTATATTTTGATTCCTATGCTCTTTGCTGGCATTGGTGGCTGGTTTGCCCGTAGCTATGTTGATTACCGCTACAGTAATTCTGGACTAAGTAACGCAGATACCGCTTTACTACACTGGGCAAAGTCAGATGAGGGTAAGTTAGCTAAAGATTTGGCTCGCTGGAATAGTCGAGGACTAACTAGCAAAGGAAAAACTCTAATTTGCGAACAGGAAGCAGCTAACTTAGACGTGACTCTTACATTAGAAGGCAAGTCAGTTAATTCGGGATGGTGTGCGCTGTGGATTCGCCCTGCCAATAAAAGATAA
- a CDS encoding ATP-binding protein produces MFTDLLELTHNTNITTVQLHPSDYELVLKQLLTIYGDRHKARPIFYWNNGYQNLVRLNLVEKKLEYGIAENKQQFDTPLTLIQQNKLSQGLYIFDNLLDFELLSAREKSIRESQIYNCASRLEHQSGIEIILLGEWIQLSPKLRLKLKQIELGLPKAQEIEKVLHTQLGFQPDTKLISACQGLAWGDIYGELKQFSTSGSIKELANKFLKVKEAKLNNSELNLEYFSKPEIPSAGGNENLSEFLQKLAKLNEPAALRYGIKPHRAMLFVGPPGTGKSLRAKMIARDLGYTLLGISFGDILGSDNPDRAVSQLLELAESIGNAILFLDDWDKGLADWESGGAARRIVQKFLTWMQEHNSPVITIATVNRIELLPVELLRRFDDGGIWMIDLPNRGEIYTIFNIYLAKYFPTQFTFNPPTDRFTWDTEQWLKLVNHTPWTMEQWVELIDEAEECTPIEIADVVKTCLTDWYCSLPVEERKSERLSPVIDFDYLLSKVSQINKASVRASESIQAMRNNAWFAKPASKPDTSPFKLPEEVLLGGG; encoded by the coding sequence ATGTTTACCGATTTATTAGAGCTTACTCACAACACCAACATAACTACCGTTCAACTTCATCCAAGCGACTACGAACTGGTATTAAAACAACTACTGACTATTTACGGCGATCGCCATAAAGCTCGTCCCATCTTTTATTGGAATAACGGTTATCAGAATCTCGTTAGGCTCAATCTTGTTGAAAAAAAACTTGAGTATGGTATTGCTGAAAACAAACAACAGTTCGACACACCCTTAACTTTAATTCAACAGAATAAATTGTCTCAAGGATTATACATATTTGATAATCTACTAGATTTCGAGCTTCTTTCTGCCAGAGAAAAATCAATTAGAGAATCGCAAATTTATAACTGCGCCAGCCGTTTGGAACATCAATCTGGGATCGAGATTATTTTACTTGGAGAATGGATTCAGCTTAGTCCCAAACTACGTCTCAAACTCAAACAGATCGAGCTTGGTTTACCGAAAGCTCAAGAAATAGAGAAAGTTTTACATACCCAACTTGGTTTTCAGCCTGACACTAAGCTTATTTCTGCTTGTCAGGGATTGGCATGGGGCGATATTTATGGCGAACTCAAACAATTCTCAACTAGTGGATCGATAAAAGAGCTAGCCAACAAATTCCTGAAGGTAAAAGAAGCGAAGCTCAACAACAGCGAACTCAATCTTGAGTACTTTAGCAAGCCCGAAATCCCTTCGGCAGGAGGTAACGAAAATCTGAGCGAGTTTTTACAAAAACTTGCCAAGCTAAACGAGCCTGCTGCCCTACGCTATGGAATCAAACCGCATAGAGCCATGCTATTTGTCGGTCCTCCAGGTACGGGTAAGAGTTTGCGTGCGAAAATGATAGCTCGCGATTTAGGCTATACCCTTCTGGGTATTTCATTTGGTGATATTTTGGGGTCGGATAATCCCGATCGAGCAGTATCTCAACTATTAGAATTAGCAGAAAGTATCGGCAATGCCATTCTCTTTCTCGATGATTGGGATAAAGGACTTGCTGACTGGGAATCGGGTGGAGCAGCAAGAAGAATAGTACAGAAGTTTTTAACTTGGATGCAGGAACATAATTCCCCCGTAATTACTATTGCCACAGTCAATCGGATCGAACTTTTACCAGTAGAACTGTTACGTCGTTTTGATGATGGTGGTATTTGGATGATAGATTTACCCAATCGAGGAGAAATATACACCATTTTCAATATTTACCTTGCCAAATACTTCCCAACTCAATTTACTTTTAATCCTCCAACCGATCGCTTTACCTGGGATACAGAGCAATGGCTAAAACTAGTAAACCATACGCCCTGGACTATGGAACAATGGGTAGAGCTTATTGATGAAGCTGAAGAATGTACTCCCATAGAAATTGCCGATGTGGTCAAGACTTGTTTGACTGATTGGTACTGTAGTCTTCCAGTCGAAGAACGAAAGAGCGAGCGCCTTTCGCCCGTAATTGATTTTGACTATTTACTAAGCAAAGTTAGTCAAATAAATAAAGCTTCAGTTCGCGCCTCAGAATCAATTCAGGCAATGCGTAACAACGCTTGGTTTGCAAAACCCGCATCCAAACCTGATACCAGCCCCTTTAAATTACCAGAAGAAGTTTTATTGGGTGGTGGATGA
- a CDS encoding IS701 family transposase — MVTPQREASPTVGFIDNYCQAYQNLFSDVRNYEAFKLIHLGMLSEIPRKSLPKIARAVGLKDSQGLNYFLKEAHWNVKKVQEIRLWLTKLLIGEREITLCLDETGDAKKGKATDYVAKQYIGNLGKTKNGIVSVNAYAVVEGITYPLIFKIFKPKKCLKAEDIYKTKPQLAGEIIKELQKWNFNIKLVLADSLYGESGDVITALEQSNLEYIVAIRSNHKVWMFGKERKRYNRWQPYQQKLSRKKSETRYIREIIFGKRKHIRFYQISKKEDKNPAPKDTWFIMTNKKGKISKTIASEYSLRNWIEYAFKQVKNELGWADFRVTDYHSIEKWWELVMSSYLLVSIQANYFQLETIANDSEHHASIVESTASFPFSNHPWWESGHTWKSSLNNLRLIIQPFIFFHLIQPWFDLFPSQHLQFGFSKLINIMNQFRASPFSRNHPKHHLTSIAC, encoded by the coding sequence ATGGTCACACCGCAAAGAGAAGCATCACCAACAGTAGGTTTTATCGATAATTATTGCCAAGCATATCAAAACCTATTTTCTGATGTAAGAAATTATGAAGCATTCAAATTAATACATCTAGGAATGCTGTCAGAAATACCAAGAAAATCGTTACCGAAGATAGCCAGAGCAGTAGGATTAAAAGATAGCCAAGGATTAAACTATTTTCTTAAAGAAGCTCATTGGAATGTAAAAAAAGTCCAAGAAATTAGATTATGGCTGACGAAATTATTAATCGGAGAGAGAGAAATAACTCTTTGTCTTGATGAAACAGGAGATGCCAAGAAAGGAAAAGCAACAGACTATGTAGCCAAACAATATATTGGTAATCTAGGAAAAACCAAAAATGGAATCGTTTCAGTAAATGCTTATGCAGTAGTAGAAGGCATAACATACCCTTTAATATTTAAAATATTTAAGCCTAAAAAATGTCTCAAAGCTGAAGATATATATAAAACCAAACCACAGCTAGCTGGAGAAATAATTAAAGAATTACAAAAGTGGAACTTTAACATTAAGTTAGTATTAGCTGATAGTTTATATGGTGAAAGTGGGGATGTAATTACAGCGTTAGAGCAATCGAATCTAGAATATATCGTGGCAATCCGCTCGAACCATAAGGTTTGGATGTTTGGGAAAGAAAGAAAAAGATATAATCGGTGGCAACCTTATCAACAAAAATTATCTCGAAAGAAGAGTGAAACTAGATATATTAGAGAAATTATTTTTGGGAAAAGAAAACATATTCGCTTTTACCAAATAAGTAAAAAAGAAGACAAAAATCCCGCCCCTAAAGATACTTGGTTCATCATGACCAATAAAAAAGGTAAAATTTCTAAGACTATTGCATCAGAATATAGTTTGAGAAACTGGATTGAATATGCTTTTAAGCAAGTTAAAAATGAACTAGGTTGGGCAGATTTTCGAGTTACAGATTATCATAGTATTGAAAAATGGTGGGAATTAGTAATGAGTAGTTATCTTCTTGTTAGTATTCAAGCTAACTATTTTCAATTAGAAACTATTGCTAATGATTCTGAACATCATGCTTCTATTGTTGAATCTACTGCTTCTTTTCCTTTTTCTAATCACCCTTGGTGGGAGTCTGGTCATACTTGGAAGAGTTCTTTAAATAACTTAAGATTAATTATACAACCGTTCATCTTTTTCCATCTAATTCAACCTTGGTTTGACCTATTTCCGAGTCAACATCTTCAATTTGGTTTCTCTAAGTTAATCAACATCATGAATCAGTTTCGTGCTTCCCCTTTTTCTCGAAATCACCCTAAGCATCATTTAACCTCTATTGCTTGCTAA